From Hydra vulgaris chromosome 07, alternate assembly HydraT2T_AEP, a single genomic window includes:
- the LOC100202128 gene encoding uncharacterized protein LOC100202128 isoform X3 yields MTQYINNMKKPASPYKATKLWNQLLSSFKEGMVLKKKRWRLKTYEQCFSGAEALNWMHAYLQNSPAFDANVTRQQAFLLLQKFLENNIFESVLGKSYRQFQDTNFLYQFVVNDTAGSEKVDKENIVMQNSIPNVLKYFGRKNSRSTSCENLNFLDNKSSELSKQKKKFQLEATSTTRKPLTEINIMKTYSNMSTFLFDESDEESCDVFNSSISQSNFMRSSSLRFSKKSKKMPFLLKKNDDMDEERLVEAKEIVKKSCTSKQLKTKELLMSSSSMTSSNFSRISKADSQDTLCSVCSPSKKVKIDDEKSSLPRTRQGKSLHKNILDKAVPSEHLSSITLLDNKHEITNLPGYKSSENSSKMLNKKHATELLKPPRIGVKRHLNEGKKEKFQTQKLSDSATKSLESESSNSILKSPSNTIQASIESPKKQNKKLRRTIRKSLSQNDLNNFRNTKIPISSLKDQINQSESSKVSVLYLKDHTNQSEPLRRKRCESVINDYSSSVLNSKKVSSKNVLHKAQSVWSLNEIGTNKENITDEIDHDEPLPFDIENTWKSVVLLSLRKLLQVEKLSGYLDENSISGGSIIRNVEAKNDAKDTPAWLQSAISCLINWPESYENLKDNQTNFKNHKELERYIFQTIKEYYEKNLAEPLFPYHFFGLLQECEAMLHADSKAVIKILQHTLLLLPNWNRCQLYLIVNFMKKASCNDTLCLSADIPNKDLILHSFYHLIVRKEKQSMNKMYEDVVSMRITTFLMEHYEEIFMLPTGLRVQVDHKIAVTFGAKKCNNALSSKNIVNKKHCKNNLINPIKRTPSFCARISVQQYEKDAAELSRKALHDLLLSIVNNKSISEKDKTKQLKKFEKTYPEIYAEYNRRKALLPKTGSSSSQS; encoded by the exons tGGAATCAACTCCTTAGCAGTTTTAAAGAAGGCATGGTACTAAAGAAAAAACGCTGGCGTCTAAAAACATATGAACAGTGTTTTTCTGGTGCTGAAGCTCTTAATTGGATGCATGCATACCTTCAAAATAGCCCTGCATTTGATGCAAATGTTACTAGACAACAAGCATTTTTACTTCtacaaaaatttcttgaaaataacatttttgaaagtgTTTTAGGTAAAAGTTACAGACAATTTCAGGATACAAACTTTTTATACCAATTTGTTGTTAATGATACTGCTGGTTCAGAAAAAGTTGACAAAGAAAACATTGTAATGCAAAATTCAATACCTAATGTGTTAAAGTACTTTGGTCGTAAAAACTCTCGTTCGACTTCTTGtgagaatttaaactttttagataacAAGAGTAGTGAACTAAGTAAACAAAAGAAGAAATTCCAACTAGAAGCCACTTCAACAACTCGAAAACCACTAACTGAAATTAATATAATGAAAACATATAGCAATATGTCAACCTTTTTGTTTGATGAATCTGATGAAGAATCTTGTGATGTATTTAATTCGAGCATAAGTCAAAGTAATTTTATGAGAAGCAGCTCATTGAggtttagtaaaaaaagtaaaaaaatgccatttttattgaaaaaaaatgatgatatGGATGAGGAAAGGTTGGTTGAAgctaaagaaattgttaaaaaatcttgCACAAGTAAGcagctaaaaacaaaagaattgtTAATGAGTAGTTCATCGATGACATCATCTAATTTTTCCCGCATAAGTAAAGCAGATTCTCAAGATACTCTATGTAGTGTTTGTTCACCatcaaaaaaagtcaaaatagaTGATGAAAAAAGTTCACTGCCTAGAACAAGACAAGGAAAatctttacataaaaatattttagataaagctGTTCCAAGTGAGCACCTGTCTTCTATAACTTTGCTTGATAATAAACATGAAATAACAAATCTTCCTGGGTATAAGTCATCAGAGAATAgttctaaaatgttaaataaaaaacatgctaCAGAGCTTTTAAAACCACCAAGAATTGGagttaaaagacatttaaatgaaggcaaaaaggaaaaatttcaGACACAAAAGCTAAGTGACAGTGCAACAAAAAGTTTAGAAAGCGAGTCTTCTAACTCAATACTCAAATCTCCTTCAAATACAATACAAGCCTCTATAGAATCTCcaaaaaaacagaataaaaaactGCGTAGAACAATTCGCAAAAGTTTATCCCAAAatgatttgaataattttagaaaCACAAAAATTCCAATTAGTTCcttaaaagatcaaataaacCAATCAGAATCATCAAAAGTTTCAGTTCTTTACTTAAAAGATCACACAAACCAATCGGAACCATTACGACGGAAGAGATGTGAGTCTGTAATTAATGATTATTCAAGCAGTGTTTTAAATAGCAAGAAAGTTTCTTCAAAGAATGTTCTGCATAAAGCACAAAGCGTATGGAGTTTAAATGAAATAGGaacaaacaaagaaaatattacaGATGAAATTGATCATGATGAACCTTTACCTTTTGATATAGAAAATACATGGAAGTCAGTAGTTTTGTTaag CCTAAGAAAACTGTTGCAAGTAGAAAAATTATCAGGTTATCTTGATGAAAATTCTATATCTGGTGGTTCAATCATCCGAAATGTTGAAGcaaaaaatg atGCAAAAGATACCCCTGCATGGTTGCAATCAGCAATATCTTGTCTTATTAACt GGCCAGAATCGTATGAGAATTTGAAAGATaatcaaactaattttaaaaatcataaagaatTAGAGAGATATATATTTCAAACTATCAAAgagtattatgaaaaaaatttggctGAGCCTCTTTTCCCTTATCATTTTTTTGGATTATTGCAAGAGTGTGAAG CTATGTTGCACGCAGACTCAAAAGCtgttatcaaaattttacagCATACTTTATTGTTGTTACCCAATTGGAATCGCTGTCAACTTTATTTAATAGtgaactttatgaaaaaagCAAGCTGCAATGACACCTTATGTCTCAGTGCAGATATTCCAAATAAAGatttg aTACTTCATTCCTTTTATCATTTAATTGTTCGTAAAGAAAAACAGTCAATGAATAAAATGTATGAAGATGTGGTTTCAATGAGAATAACAACTTTTCTTATGGAACATTATGAAGAAATATTTATG ttaccTACTGGACTTCGTGTTCAAGTTGACCATAAAATAGCTGTTACATTCGGTGCAAAG aaatgtAACAATGCAttatcttcaaaaaatattgtaaacaaaaaacactGCAAAAATAATCTTATCAATCCAATTAAACGAACTCCCTCTTTCTGTGCTCGCATATCAGTGCAACAGTATGAGAAAGATGCTGCTGAGTTATCAAGAAAAGCTTTACACGACCTTCTGTTATcgatagttaataataaaagtatttctgAAAAGGATAAAACGAAACAGTTAAAAAAG